Genomic DNA from Planktomarina temperata RCA23:
AAAACCAGTCATTGACCTGCGCGGGCAAGATACCGGCCAGGAGCGCAAAATTCCCCAGAACCATCAACCTTTGGATGTGGTGCGCATAGGCATGATCTATCGTCTCTTGCACCGATTGGCGCAAACAGTTCATGCGCGTGTCAGCGGTCCAGTAGAAGTCGGGTAGATCGCGCTGGGCATCAAAAAAGTTGAGCGTTTCATAGCCGGGCATATTTTGCCAATAGAGACCGCGCACAAATTCGCGCCACCCCAAAATTTGCCTTATAAAGCCTTCAACCGCATTGAGAGGCGCTTGACCTCGATGATAGGCCTGCTCGGCTGCGGCAATACACTCAAGCGGAAGCAACAAGCCGGTGTTGAGATAGAGCCCAATATGGGCATGGAACATCCAGGCTTCATCTTGAAGCATGGCATCTTGGTAATCGCCAAAGAAGGCCAAGCGTTCCTCAACAAATTGCTGCAATGCCGCGCGTGCGCCCTCAGCGGTCACGGCGAAATGGAAGGGGGTGGCGGCGCCCATATGGTCGGGGAACAGCTGTTCGACCATCGCGCAGACCTCTTGGGTGACGCCATCGGGCGCAAGGCGAAACGTGTCGGGAATAGTCAGTGTCGCATTGGGCGCTTTGCGGTTGTCGCTGTCAAAATTCCATTGATCTCCAATCGGCTGGTCACCCTCCATCAAGATATTGTAACGCTTGCGCATTTCACGATAGAAATATTCCATGCGCAAGGATTTGCGCCCCGCGCTCCAGTTCTGAAAGTCGCTGTGGCTGGCGAGAAATCGCGTGTCGGGGCGGATATCGACCGGCAGATTTAGCAGATCAGGCCAAAGCTTGATCTCTTCCAAAACACGATATTCGCTGGGCTCTGTTACGACGATTTCGTCAAAATCGCCCATTTGAGCCGCGCGGGTCACTGCATCGGAAAAGCGTGACACAGGCGTGGCATCATCGAGCTTGTGGTAGATCACCCGGTATTTTGCGTCCCGCAGCTCTTGTGCGAAATGCCGCATGGCGGAGAAAATGAAGACTAGTTTTTTCTTATGGTGTTTGACATAGGTGGCTTCTTGCTGAACTTCACAGATCAAGATGGTGTCTTTGGTCTTATCGGCACCGTGCAAACTCGATATTGTTGGACTGAGCTGATCGCCTAAGATTACGCGTAATACCGCCACTTTTCCCTCAATTCCGTTTTGCCCAGGCTGGTGCCCACTCTTGGAACCTTCAACTAGATTGATTTGACCGCGCTGCAACGCGGTGCTTTGAATTTTTGCTGGGTGAGAGGCCAAGAGCGCATTGCAATATCGGCGTGCCGCTATAGCTCAGAGGCAACATAGGAGCTGGCGATGGCACAAGTGATGACGGCAACCCGTGCGGCGGGGCAAGCGCGGCTTGAACAGTTTTCCGCGAAAATGGGGCGCGATTATGCCCAGGGGCGCAACTTCGATCGGGGACCGGCTGCGCATCAGGATGTGTCGATGCTATCAGCCTATATCCGACGCCGGCTCATAACTGAGCCCGAGGTCATCGCCACGGCCATAAAAACGCAAGGCGCTGAAGCCTCTGCAAAGTTCATTGATGAGGTGATTTGGCGCAGTTATTTTAAGGGGTGGTTGGAACAGCGGCCCGAGGTGTGGAACAACTATACCGCGGGGTTGCGGCAAGACTTGGCCGCGCTGGAGGGTGATGTGGGGCTGCGCCAAGCGGTTCATGCCGCCGAAACGGCGCAAACCGGGCTGGACTATTTCGACAGTTGGGCAGCTGAGCTGATTGAGACCGGATATTTGCACAACCATGCGCGGATGTGGTTTGCCTCCATTTGGATCTTCACGCTTAAATTGCCATGGCGCCTTGGGGCAGATTTTTTCTTGAAGAACTTGTTAGACGGGGATCCGGCCTCCAATACCTTGAGTTGGCGCTGGGTCGCGGGGCTGCACACGCGCGGCAAACCCTATGTCGCACAGGCGAGCAATATTGCGCGCTTCACCGAAGAACGCTTTGTGCCGCGCGCGCAAGAGTTGACGCAGAGCGCCTCTGGGCTGGAGGCGCTTGAACCTGACGGGCTGCCAGAGTGCAATCCTCCAAGGGTGCCAAATGCGCCGCAACTGCACCTTCCAACCGCGATTTTGTTTACGGAGGAGGATTGCCGGATCGAAGATTTTCCCTTTCGAGACTTGATCTGCACCGCTGCGGCCACTTTGGCGGCGAGCCCCCTGCGTTCGCCGCGTGATGTCGCGCAGCTTGTGGTGCGGTTCGAGGCGGGTGCTTT
This window encodes:
- a CDS encoding cryptochrome/photolyase family protein, which encodes MAVLRVILGDQLSPTISSLHGADKTKDTILICEVQQEATYVKHHKKKLVFIFSAMRHFAQELRDAKYRVIYHKLDDATPVSRFSDAVTRAAQMGDFDEIVVTEPSEYRVLEEIKLWPDLLNLPVDIRPDTRFLASHSDFQNWSAGRKSLRMEYFYREMRKRYNILMEGDQPIGDQWNFDSDNRKAPNATLTIPDTFRLAPDGVTQEVCAMVEQLFPDHMGAATPFHFAVTAEGARAALQQFVEERLAFFGDYQDAMLQDEAWMFHAHIGLYLNTGLLLPLECIAAAEQAYHRGQAPLNAVEGFIRQILGWREFVRGLYWQNMPGYETLNFFDAQRDLPDFYWTADTRMNCLRQSVQETIDHAYAHHIQRLMVLGNFALLAGILPAQVNDWFLSVYADAFEWVELPNVSGMALFADGGKLASKPYASGGGYINKMSNYCKGCSYSVTAKNGPKACPFNYLYWDFLDRNRAKLRANPRVGMMYRVYDHMDADKQQAIRSDAEQFLKDLATQDRTP
- a CDS encoding FAD-binding domain-containing protein, whose amino-acid sequence is MAQVMTATRAAGQARLEQFSAKMGRDYAQGRNFDRGPAAHQDVSMLSAYIRRRLITEPEVIATAIKTQGAEASAKFIDEVIWRSYFKGWLEQRPEVWNNYTAGLRQDLAALEGDVGLRQAVHAAETAQTGLDYFDSWAAELIETGYLHNHARMWFASIWIFTLKLPWRLGADFFLKNLLDGDPASNTLSWRWVAGLHTRGKPYVAQASNIARFTEERFVPRAQELTQSASGLEALEPDGLPECNPPRVPNAPQLHLPTAILFTEEDCRIEDFPFRDLICTAAATLAASPLRSPRDVAQLVVRFEAGALADVAQRSGLAVSATQIGAPSDLARWALQSGAQQIVTPYVPVGPLRDWLARAQPELEAAGISLTEWRRDWDAMVWPHATAGFFKVKKQIPKFLRTICA